tctacagctgtctcttcttttctaaagctgaactcttcgctcaaacctttgctaccaactcaactttggatgattctgggcatattcctcctactcctccaccctctgactacttcatccctaaaattaaaattctttataaagacgttttcctggccctctctggccttgattctcggaaggcttacggtccggatggagtccctcctgttgttctcaaaaactgtgcttccgaactcgctcactgcctggtcaaactctttcatctgtgtctctctacttctatttatccttcttgctggaagtttgctcacattcaacctgtccctaaaaaaggtgaccactccaatccttctaactaccgccctatagctttgatttcctgcctttctaaagcctttgagtctatccttaataggaagataatgaggcatctatcagctcacaaccttctctctgattgccagtatggtttccgtaaaggcagatctactggtgatcttcttactttcctaactgaatcttggtcatcctctttagggacttcggtgaaacctttgctgtcggccttgacatatcgaaagccttcgatagagtctggcacaaatctttaatttctaaactaccctcctacggattctatccttctctctgtaccttcatctccagtttcctttccgatcgttctattgctgctgtagtagacggtcactgttcttccctaaaactatcaacagtggtgttccacagggttctgtcctatcacccactctctttctattattcatcaatgatctcctaaatctgactcaatgccctatccactcctatgctgatgataccaccttgcattattcaacagcgttcaacagacgcccaacccaacaacaattaaatgactcaaggcgagatgctataggacgcctaacttctgatctttcacttgtttctgattggggcagagaaaacctggttttgttcaatgcctcaaaactcaatttctacaactatctactcgacataaccttccagacaactatcctctcttcttcaataacactcaacttccctctcctctacattaaacacactcggtctatccttcactaaaaatctaaactggaaatttcacatctctactcttgctaaatcagcttccaagaagttaggtgtcctgtggcgtcttcgtccatttttctctcctcccagctgcttgctctgtacagggccttatccgcccgtgtatggagtatggctctcatgtctgggggatccacacacagctttactaaacaaggtggaatctaaagcttttcgtcttatcaactcttctcctctaactgactgtcttgattctttaagtcaccgccgcaatgttgcatctttatctgtcttctaccgctgttttcatgctgtctgctcttctgaacttgctaactgcatgccttcccctcctgcggcctcgctgcacaagactctctacttcttctcatccctattctgtccatcttcctaatgcaagagttaaccagtatcttcactccttcattccctacactggtaaactctggaactctctacctgtgtctgtatttccacctgcctatgacttaaactctttcaaaagaggagtgtcaagacacctcttacgttaactggaccctccttttagatttttttgttttttctttctcctactttcctcttaacagggcctggcaaccagcgggattttttttttctccaacactttgttttcccttgcccagtgcccttgtaatgtaaaaaaaaaaaaaaaaaaaactactactactactactactcgagTATTAGCAATAGATATGTATTGCGCAATCTATGGAACTATATGTAGAGTGGGTGGTGGGGAAACACAAGCTGATGCAAAGTATGGAATTATATAAGGTTATCGGTATTCTTTGGCagataataaagaagcaaatggagggaaggaaaactatGGAAATTGGAAAGTCCTTTAAAGTCGATCTGCCTTTCCCTCTGAAGGCTCAGGTTCACACAGATTAAGCTGGACACTACAGATGCTCAGCTCAATCTGTCCAAAGATTGAAACAACAATAAATCACAAACTATGGTGACTCACCGCAGAGTGTTCTGTAACTTGCTTTCAGACCGACGCACACCGGCACACGAACACTTGGTCCGCCGATACCACAGTGTTGATCTTGATAGCaacactttcacttcattatTTATCTCGTAAACAATGCAAGTAGAAACAGTGGCATGCAAGGCGAGGCACTCTGCTGGCGCGACACCAACAACCGCTGCCGAGAAACTGACGGCCACCACAAGGGACGAGTCACGACGAAGTCTTTCACGGTCCACGcgtgttcctctcccatcctccctcctacccctccCACTTCTCCCTTCATACTACAGTAACGGGGGAAAACAAATCTTTGGAAAAAAAGACTTGTTTTTACTTCATAAGGTAGAATGTATGGGTAATTTTAAGGAAATACAGTCGTTTATGTATTCGTTTTCATGGAAGTAAGAATAGTAACATACATCGAGAAAAAGAGAATTTCACTAATCCATAATACTGCTTCAAACACTTATTCATATGGTGCCGTCTAGAACGTATATATCTCCTGCTTCTTCAAACAGGTGTCATGATAACGAACATAGCTATAGGAACGCTTATTACCGTAGAAAGTAGCTACTGGTATAACTAATTTAAAACACAATTGAAAGTGTATAGGAAACTAAAGTCAATAGAGCGTCATTAATGTTGATAGCTGTATAATGATGTACAGCGCTTTTCCCTGCCGGAGATAAGGAACCCTCCCGAGTCCCGGATGTTTCCTCCCCGCCCAGGGAAAGTGACCTACCTGAATATTAATACCGGACACTTTCTTCTTGCTGTGACATTTACTTACTGTTAAGAGAAAGTTAAACAGATAGATTACGTCATGATATCTCTATTATCACGGCGACTCTCGGGAGGTCAATAGAGGGATCGCTGGAGGAGAATACAAGAGGACATGCCTGGTGTGGTTTGGCATTGGGGTAGGCGTGGTGGAGGTTGGGATGAGAGAGCGTAATGAAGCTACTGTGAGGAAGTGGGTGAGGTGAAGGTTGTGAAGAAGAGAACGTAGATGAGACTGATATGATGAATGAAGGGATACAAACGAGGAAGGGCCACGCACACCTGTGATAAATATTTTCAGCAGGCCTCCCGGCATCTGTGATTTACTCCAATCTGCTATCACTGCGCCTTTCTCTCGCATCTCGCACATCCTTGCTGCAGTTCGTCCTCAACAGGAAACCAATAATTTATTCTTCCTATTCTGAAACTTTCATCTCATTTTAACAATCTATCATCTAGCCCATTAAAGTTCTTGTCTATACTCTTCTTTATTGACTGTATTTTCTCTAAATTCATAATGCCTAAAAcaattgtttatttttagtcCATTGTTTTTCACATCTCGATTTAAAAAGCGCCTACACTTCTCTCAACACATTCCACATTATTCATACCTATACATCTTACAACACTTTGACGATTTATATTTCTAGAATCAATGCCATTTTACGATTGGAAGTAGCTTCTGCATCCACAAACTAATACTTCCATTCATTGTTGATCaatatttccatattccttaaTAATAGATTAATCACCATATGTGTGAGacaatgaaaaatgtaaatacatgattgaataaatagatagataaaaaaaaaaataaataaaaataaattgaaactaCTATATAGTGTATTATcaatatttgttttgtgtgttaatTTGCTAAACAAGGAAACTTTAGAAAAATAATGTTGGCATCTCTCTTCTATTCCAACAGATGGTATCACTTCACAAGAGTTTCTGGATGTTAGATATAGTGGTAACCTTCaataataaaatcaccaatttaTGGACTAGTTCCTTGTTTATTATTGCATTTGTTTGCTGTAGAATCTATTGAAACACAAATGTTCAAAGCTTCTTATTCAAACCTCATATATGTCAGTCAACATAACCTGGtaataagaaatagaataatgtaaataaatagctAAATAAAATTTAAATTTAATACATTAATTCTTATGCCATATCCTATACACTATTCAGTAGTCAATGCCTGTTGTCAAAGTAGTCAAAAAGAAAGCAGTCAACTATCTCAGTCTTTTGgtgcttctgtttctcctcagaATTCCATGCAAGGTTCATCATTTTTGCTTGACATTTTCCACTCTCTCACTTGGAAGTaactcttttcttcacttctaaAATCACTGCCTTTCTCACCTTACTTTAATAACTACTTTATAAGGTTTTAAATAGAGAATATTCAATAAAGTAAATCACTCAACTTAACATGTCTCGAATAAGATGACAGCATTTGAGCTTCACTTATGCTAATGCCAATACTTACTCAATAGGGCATAACAAGGCAATCATGCTTCGCATTCTCTAAATAAGTAGCTGACTGTGACAAGGGACCAAGCCCAAACTACTGTGATATGGAATTGAAagtgttttctattttataaTTTACCCTACATcttaaaaataacattaatgtgATTATATCTCTATTGTGTATGCATCTTCATTAATCATAGTGTAGTGTTATTTCTAAAATGTTGAAGAAATTATAAAATAGAATATATTTTCTATATCTTTTCATGGTTGTTGGCACTTGGCTCCATGTTACAGCCAACTTACCATATGAATTTCAGGTTATAAAGGTTTAATTGTATTaataacatacacatacacatatttcACATAATTTCTGCTTGAAAATTTCTCAAAGAATTAAAATTTTCTTCAAGATATatgcttttagttagttttcaTGTGCAACGTTTAATAGATACCTGAATATAAGAAGGTAATATTGCTCTATATTCTCTATATGAGATTTATGTGATAGATTTTATCATAATAGAGTACATTGTGTATTTGTAGGACAGAATGTTCATTATAGTGTTACTGCAATACTGAGTCATGAATATGCTATGAAAATCAATCTAATGGTGGGGAGACAGGGGTAGGTGTCGGGATGAAGGGTGATGGTATTGAATGAGCAGCAGGTTTTGGTGAGCTGGACGGAAGAAGATTTGATATCCGTCCACACACAGTTCGCACCACAGCAAGCCATACCACCACACTTAtctgtgaaaataaataaatgccatGTGAATATTTAAACTGCAAATTAAGttctgacataaaaaaaaaaaaaaaaaaaaaaaaaaaaaaatagcttcagCAGATTCAGAGTTAAGAAATGATAAAATCAGTATAGACACCTACAGTAAGGTCAGGCTACCTAGTGAAGGACTGCAAAGTCTGTTGTGGCCTGTTTTTTTAAAGTAACTCTATGTAAGCATAATATTCAGCATGTATTACTAAATATCAAACACTACACCACCAAGTTATTTGGAATTTCAAGGTCTCTTCTTTAATATCTAGCTTAATACACAGGTGCAGTACACAGCGCATTTAATAGGTACCAAAACTCCGTATTCGGAGTGTGGGGTTGGGTGGGGGGGGCTGAGCTACACTGAGTCACAACTGATTGTCACCTTGCATATGCCATGTTGTGTACCTATTCAAGGTGTGCTATGTACAACCTAACTTTCTGCCCTCAGTACTTCTGTGTACAGTACCTACAAGTGTGTACAGGGGATTCTTGTGATTTGACCATTTGCAGCTCGAATTATCaccaattcgaactcagttaatcagtacccaatcctcaaggctCGACCGACTGAGTCGCCAATTCAACATTCATATCTTGAGCGCCATCCACCCGGTCAATTCCGCCGCCAGCCCGCCAGGCGGAACTATAAACCAACGCTACCCTGTGCATCGCTTAAGGTGGTGTCACATTAGCACTTTTCCATCAACTTTCTCTGTCAACTTTTagaagactgtcaacttttgttgacgctggtcgtcacacacaagctcgccTTTGTCGTGTTTgccaactgtaaacaaacatggcagtCCCTTCACCCTCAGCAAGGCGttgctatttttttgttgctatttttagCCTTCAATGCTCCCTAagagaaactcttcagacagctcTGTCCACTCATAAATAACAgaactgctcatcttggccagttgttccttggaagttctgccttggaacgTCACAgtcccagagaaatgtaaacaaacaactgaactacttttcactgttaggctaggacaaaaaatatatatatacaaatatatttacatttacttatcaaaattctattgatttgagattatagcatcattccaattaacaagaaaattaatcttattataaaagtgttaattagaaaccatagatcttaatttgactgaAAATTGACGCTAGAGGAAAACGGTGCGTTTCATCTGACTCAAGATGacggaaagccacctccagccccagccttaagaagcacaatttcctgcttttcaaagataagcttgagcttataagaaagtgtttGGCAGGTATAGTTCACAGTGTCGATGCAgcgcaaatgggtgtccctagatcaacagtatcaacaatttggaagaacagggacaagtactgcAAGActgctgcaagtgtttttatttccaaaaaatgtactgtacagcaccctaatgtgtttaataaaaagttagacaaatatgaagtttttaatagtactgatttagtctaagttagtgtttttagaGGTTATTGTGATGTTTTGGGGGGGTCTAGGCTGAAGGTTGGTCCCTATctcccctaattcttaagtatcttatgggaaattGCTTTGAATAAACGTTGATTAGACCAATGAAAACTGCACTAACCCTGTCAAATTCTGAGGATCCCCTGCATATGATAATGCTTTTCTTTGTTATAAAAAATTCTATCATTGATAAATTAGTTCTTTCTTACCTGTCCATATTGACATGATGGAAAGGAGAGCACTGGTCCTAGTGGCCACACTAGAGTGTCTGGTAGTGACACCACTGGCTCCGAGCGATTCTCCCAAACCAGCCAGAGACATGACAGGCCAACGACTGTCTTGATTATTCCATTAACGGTGAGCTGCACTCGTTGTTGTCCGATGGAGCGCTCGCTGACTGAAAGAGGGTAAACTAGAACTAACAATGAAATTTACAAGACTTTCTTTAATAAACAGAAGCAAGCAGAGactacatacaaacatacacacttgGAAATTTGAAGGGGCCTGCTGTGCCACCAATGCCTACACCACATGCTCCCTTGTGATGCGCCTCGCCTGGTCTGTGCCACTCTATGCCATAATCAGACAACATCCCTAAAGGTATCACACATGGAGTGATACTGCCTCAACATGGTTGCCATCACAGTCCAATCCATCAACAATTAGTATGTTCTCGTTAGTTACTCCAAGTCAATTGTTAACCATTCCCCTTACCCATTGTATATTTTCAGTCACACTACTGAAATATCAATaaattctttatcattatcattacacacacacacacacacacacacacacacacacacacacacacacaggcattataattaattattttGGCAAATACAAATGGCAAAATTTTTTTCAGAGAGTACCTTTGGCTTTGTACTGCTGATTCAGGGAATTAATCTTCCGCTGGATTCGAGCATAATTTGCAAACTGATCAACCATACTGATATTCTGCAACTGTTGCTTCAATCTCAAAACTTCTTGCCGTATCTGTCGTTCTTCTGGACCTTCACCTCCAATGGCTCGTATAAACTGTAGAAATATAATTACAAATGGAGTTTTGATAATCACTGACAATAAGTAATATCTCATTGAAAAATGTGATTGcaagcaataaaaaaataaaaagatattgaGACTAAGCTTTATCTATTTCTGGTTGAGCTGCCTGATATAGAATacatatagataaaaaatattgtGCCATGGATGGATGAAAATACTTTCTAAGAATACAGAAAAGTACATCACTATGCCAAATCTAGTGACTTTCATTGTACTATGTTTTATGATACCACTTAGTTTGATGCTGCAGCTGATAGCCACACTAGTAAATTGACAATGAACATTAATCCATACAAATACTTACATGGTAAAGGAGTGCAGGTAATACAACTCCTGCACACCCAAgaacagtggtgatgatgaaaagatgCATCTTCAACTGGTTTCTGGCACTGAAAATCATTGTTGAGT
The sequence above is drawn from the Portunus trituberculatus isolate SZX2019 chromosome 41, ASM1759143v1, whole genome shotgun sequence genome and encodes:
- the LOC123517130 gene encoding guided entry of tail-anchored proteins factor 1-like isoform X2 yields the protein MHLFIITTVLGCAGVVLPALLYHFIRAIGGEGPEERQIRQEVLRLKQQLQNISMVDQFANYARIQRKINSLNQQYKAKVSERSIGQQRVQLTVNGIIKTVVGLSCLWLVWENRSEPVVSLPDTLVWPLGPVLSFPSCQYGQISVVVWLAVVRTVCGRISNLLPSSSPKPAAHSIPSPFIPTPTPVSPPLD
- the LOC123517130 gene encoding guided entry of tail-anchored proteins factor 1-like isoform X1, which gives rise to MTVPLQRLQYTSRHVSALSARNQLKMHLFIITTVLGCAGVVLPALLYHFIRAIGGEGPEERQIRQEVLRLKQQLQNISMVDQFANYARIQRKINSLNQQYKAKVSERSIGQQRVQLTVNGIIKTVVGLSCLWLVWENRSEPVVSLPDTLVWPLGPVLSFPSCQYGQISVVVWLAVVRTVCGRISNLLPSSSPKPAAHSIPSPFIPTPTPVSPPLD